Proteins encoded within one genomic window of Leptospira stimsonii:
- the rbfA gene encoding 30S ribosome-binding factor RbfA has product MNPIRRKKIEAEAVRTVAMMILSGKVKDPRVHMVSVHRAEISEDGKNMRIFVTAICTPKKQIKVLAGLNSAAGLFQTTLSGKLSLRIAPRIQFLWDEEYIQSLDESLRLTRKPTHPD; this is encoded by the coding sequence GTGAATCCGATCCGAAGAAAAAAAATCGAAGCGGAAGCAGTTCGAACCGTAGCAATGATGATCCTTTCGGGGAAGGTAAAGGATCCGAGAGTGCATATGGTTTCCGTTCACAGAGCGGAAATCTCCGAAGACGGAAAGAACATGCGAATCTTTGTCACCGCGATCTGCACTCCGAAAAAACAGATCAAGGTATTAGCCGGACTCAATAGCGCCGCGGGTTTGTTTCAGACGACGTTATCGGGAAAGTTAAGCTTAAGAATCGCACCAAGAATTCAATTCCTCTGGGATGAGGAATACATTCAGAGTTTGGATGAATCACTCAGACTTACCAGAAAACCAACCCATCCGGACTGA